The window CACCATTACGCACGGCTACCTGTTTGGTAGGTGGTGTTGTGCCTTTCAGCATATCTGCTGTTGGCTCACTCATTTTACCACTCTTTACATCCATCAACCAATTTTTAGCAGCTGAATCTGGATGCGCTTTGGTAAACAGAATCACACGCTCATCATCTACCCATTTTACCACATTAGGTAGTTGATTGTAGAAGTTCTTTGGGGTGCGACCTGCCATTAGGTCTTTGTCGTCAAAATCCTTTTTCTGGGCAATGACAGCCGTGCTATATAAACAGGCAACAGCAATCAGCACACGGTATTGTTTCATGGTCAGTTTTTTACTGACGGAAAGATACAGGCTGACAAACATTTTTCCCGATTTTTTACAGGAACATTGGCTTTACTTGCTCTTGATCCTATTGAGTTCATCTTCGGCACCTGTTTCACGGTTTCTTGCTTCACGAATTTTATTATTGCCAAAGCGATAGCTAAAGCTGAGGGTGAGGTTACGGCTCTCCCATTTACGATAGGTGCGCATTTGCAAATAATCGGTTTCCACACGCTGCAACCAGCGTTGCGTATTGAACACATCATTCACCACCAGCTTCACTGTGGCCTGCTTTTTTAAGAAACTTTTCTGCACACCGATATTCATACTACCCAGTGGCTGAGAACGATAAATAGTTGTCGCATTCTGATAATTAAACCAAGCACTGATTTCTGCACGCCAGTTATTTTTCAAAGTAAACCAGTTACCCAAATACCCATTAAAACCCCAGCTCTGTTGTCTGGTTTGACCGCTAAAGCCGAATCCATTCAGCGTTGTTGCATACTGCTGCCAAAATGGTTCTGCATAAAAATATCCTTCCCACCATTTATTAATTGGCAAGGGACTGCTGATATTAATATTAACCGTTTTTCGCGTACCTGCATTCTGTGGTATCAGGATGGTATTATTGCCTGACTGATACGTCAATTGTTCAATATAGTTGCTGGTAAATGCATAACGAATTTTAATAGAAGCTGCTTCTTTGTATACATAGCCCAGTTCAGCACCATTACTCATTTGCGGAAAGAGATAAGGATTACCTACTTCACTATTGAATGCATCCAACACATAAATAAACGGATTCTGATCCTGATAGCCGGGGCGATCGATGCGTCTGCCGTAATTGAATGTAATGGCATGATCTTTTGCCAATTGATATTTGACAAACACCGTAGGAAACAGATTGAGATACGCCGTATCCGGCTTGCGTTGCTGCAGCCCTTTCAAATCTGTAGAAACACCATACACACTGGTGTGCTCTGCACGCAGTCCCAATTGCCAGCTCCACTTTTTGTGCTGCTTGGCATAGTTGGCATAAGCAGCGGTAATCTGTTCATCAAATACAAAGCGGTTGGTCTTGCCCGTATCTGCCACCCAAGCGGTTGTTCCATTGTACACCGACAATTGATTATTGGTAGCTGTTTGCACCCATTTTGCACCGGCTTCTAATTTACCGCCACCTAGCTTCAAACTATAATCAGCACGAACACTGGCAATCCGAATAGCCACTTCTGTATTGTTGCGAATACCCTGTGCAACTGCATTGCCTGATAGCTGTGGGAATTTATTCTCTACCACATTATCTACACCCGCATTGAACCAGCTTTGATCAAGATCAATATTTAGCGTTTGTTGATCACTGTTATAAGCATAGTTCAAATTCAATTGATTGCGCTTTGTGGTAAAAGGAGAAACACTTCTGGTATCAATGAGTGTGTCTGTTAAACCCTTTCCGGAAACTAATGTAAAGCCGCGATTGTCCATACCTGTGTATCTGGTGCTGGGCATCCACAATACACCAACAGTCTTTTGTTTGCTCAATTGATAATCGATTCCTGTTCTGATATTGTAACTATGAAATGCATCGCCTTCCAGCATGCGTTGCGTGAACTGTTTGGTGCCTGTAGTTCTGTCGTTATCTGCAATCGTTACCTGATACCCATTGTTACCACCCGCATTCAAAAACCAATTGAACTTTCTGTTGCGATAATTCAATGCAGCACTGGCATTCTGTCGCGCATGGGTACTTTGCTGCCTGCTGGCAGATGCATTGCCATTCCAGCCGCGCACCATACTCTTTTTTAATTTGATATTGATGATGCCCGCATTGCCTGCTGCATCGAAGCGCGAAGATGGATTGGTGATCAGCTCAATCTCTTTCACATTATCTGCTTCAATACTCTTGAGCAATTGCGCCAGATCATTTCCAGTAACACCGGCTGGTCTGCCATCCAGTAATACCTGTACGCCGTTCTTACCCCCCATTTGAATATTCTCATTTGCATCTACCACAACACCCGGCGCTTGTTTCAGAGCTTCCAAAGCATTATTGCCCGCAACAGAAGGGCGGTTCTCCAGATTCATCACCACCTTATCAGCCAGGGTTTGAATGAATGGTTTTTTACTGGTAACGGTAACACTATCTGTCTTTTTGGAATAGAGGGTATCTGTTTGTGCAAAGGCAAGACTGCATACACAAGTGAAGATGGCGAGAAGGCTTTTGTACATGGCGATTGATTTTGTACCGGCAAATTGCTGCGGGTACAACGGCCTGCCGCCTCAAAGGATGATTTGAAACCATTGAGTCTGGTTTCAAATCTTGTAAAGGAAGTTGCAAATCATCTAAGCTGCTGATAATCAACCTTGCATATAATCGCTGGGATTCTTACCGGTGAACTTTCTGAACGCTCGGTTGAAAGTGGCTTTGGAGTTAAAGCCGGCATCATAAGCCATACTCATGATGGTAAATTGTGCTTGATCACCCTTCTCGAGTCGGGCAACCACTTCTGCTACTCGCTGTTGGTTGATATAATCATTGAAATTCATCCCAAAGCCCTGATTGATGATGCGGGACAAAAAGGAGGGATTGGTATTGAGTTCTCGCGCTAATTGAGACAAGCTCAATTCAGGATCCTGATAGAGGTATTGATCTGCCACAAGCGCAGCAACTTTAGAACGCCATTCCTTCAGTTCATCCGATGCTTTCACGGTTGATTCCACCACCTCATGCGTGGCATCCTCCACCGGTGCTAGCGGTGCCATCAACTGAGGCTGATAACGCAAAAAATCCAATTCAAATACTTTGCGGGTTTCTACCGAATTGCTGTAGGCATTGATGGCGATATAATAAAAGGTTAAAGCAAAAAGCAAGAAATACCACCATGAACCGGTATAATTTAAACCGTCGTAGAAAATATTGAGTATTTCCATCCCAATAGTCATCAGAAAATATGCAAGACAGGCTAATAGAAAATTACGTACCCACTGAAAACTGATGGCATCAGCAAAGGACAATTCCTGCACAATGAATTGTCGGTATTGATTATAAAAACGCAAACTCATAAAGAGATATACCATGAAACTAATCAGTCCTGCTGCCTGATACCAAGTTTGAAAATCCGGATCATTCTGGCCATCCATGAGAAAATAGGTTTTCAGCACCACCCTGTCTGTTACTGCCACAATGATGCTCCACAACACATAGAGTATTCCGGGCAACAGATGCAAGAATGATTTCCGCGTGAATACAAATTTTGGCTCCAGCCTGGTACGTACATAGAAATACACCACAGGCCCCATCAACAAAGTATGCTGCGTAGGCATGTAGAACAAAAAGTTTCTGCATTCTAAACAATACCTGCCATCATACCAACCGGCAAAGCCCAGCATCCACGGACAGATATACAAGATGCACAAAACTAGATATAGCCCTATCCAGCCATCGCTTGCCGACTGGTTCTGCCAAGCTTTTCTGAAGAATAAAAAAGCATAGACAAAACCATGCACAAAAAAGATGAGCAGCAGCGAGGAATAGAAATTGAATTCAAAAGGCATGATAGTAAAATACAAAAATCCTCCGGTAAACGGAGGATTCGGTTATTTGTTCATCAGATCACCACATTAATCATTTTGCCTTTCACATAAATGATCTTTTTCGGCGGCTTACCCTCTAACCATTTCTGCACTACATCATTGGCCAGCACACCTGCTTCAACCGTTGCCTGATCAGCATCCAGGGCAAATGACAAACTGGTTCTCACTTTACCATTGATACTTACCGGATACTCTTTGGAAGATTCCACCAGATATTTCGGTTCAAATACCGGGAATGCAGCATCCAATACTGAACCCGCATTACCCAATGCATGCCAAAGCTCTTCTGCAATATGTGGCGCATAAGGTGTCATCAAAATACACAATGGTTCCAGTATCGCACGCTTGTTGCATTTCAAATCGCTGAGTTCATTCACACAAATCATGAAAGCACTCACAGCAGTATTGAAACTAAAACGCTCAGTATCTTCTTCAATCTTCTTAATGGCTTTGTGCAATGATTTATACTCTGCATCTGTTGGTGCATCATTGTTCCAAACTGCACCTTTCTGCTCGTCAAAGAACAAACGCCAGAACTTTTTCAGGAAACGGTGTACGCCTTCAATACCCTTGGTATCCCATGGTTTACTTTGTTCAATTGGGCCAAGGAACATTTCATACATACGGAAAGTATCAGCGCCGTATTTGTCCACCAACATATCCGGATTCACCGTATTGAATTTGGACTTGGACATTTTCTCTACTTCTGCACCGCAGAGGTATTTACCATCTTCCAAAATAAACTCCGCATTGGCATACTCACCATTGCGCCATTTTTTGAAAGCTTCAATGTCCAACTCATAGCCATCCACAAAATTCACATCGGCATGCAATGCATCTGTTTCATATTGATCTTTCAAGCCAGCAGAAACAAACACATTGGTTCCACGCTTTCTATACACAAACCGACTACTCCCCTGAATCATTCCCTGATTCACGAGCTTCTTGAAAGGTTCATCAAAACTCAGGTGACCCAAATCATACAGCGCTTTGGTCCACATACGCGAATAGAGCAAATGTCCCACTGCATGTTCCGTTCCACCAATGTATACATCAACCTGATTCCAATAATCAGTGGCTTGTCGGCTCGCAAACGCAGCATCATTTCCCGGATCCATGTAACGCAGGAAATACCAACTACTACCTGCATAACCGGGCATGGTATTGGTTTCTAATTGTCGGTCTGTCCACTCAGGAATATTCGCCAAAGGCCCCTGTCCTTCCGGACCGGGAGAATAACTCTCTACTTCAGGTAATAACAAAGGCAGTTCAGACTCAGGCAAAGCATAAGCAGTATTGCCTACCCAAACAATTGGGAAGGGTTCACCCCAATAACGCTGTCTGCTGAAAGCAGCATCGCGCATTCTGTAATTGGTCTTTCGCGTACCAATACCCAGCGCTTCCAGTTTATCAATCACTTCATCAATGGCTTTGCGCATCACCATGCCATTCAGGAAATCACTGTTTTCCAAAACAGCATCCTTGGTTGGGTTGGCTTCTTGTCCATTGTATGCATCACCAATGATATTGGTAATTGGAATATTAAAATGCTGCGCAAACTTATGATCACGTTCATCGCCGCAAGGCACAGCCATAATCGCACCTGTACCATAACCAGCCAACACATATTCAGAAATCCAAATAGGAATGGCACGACCGCTAAACGGATTAATAGCATAAGCACCGGTAAAACAACCGGTGATTTTTTTCTCTGCCATACGCTCACGCTCGCTTCTGCTGTTCACATAATCGAGGTATTGTTCAACAGCAGTTTTTTGTTCAGCAGTTGTAATCTTCGCTACCACTTCATGCTCTGGTGCAACTACCATAAAGTCGACACCAAAAATGGTATCAGGGCGAGTGGTGTAGACGCGCAATTTCTCATCAGCAACTGCATCGTTTACTTGAATCTGGAAATCAATCTCCGCACCGGAACTCTTACCAATCCAGTTGGTTTGCATTTCCTTCATCGCATCACTCCACTCCAGTTTCTGCAAATCATTTTGCAAACGATCTGCATATTCTGTTATGCGCAGGTACCACTGACGCAGTTTCTTCTTCACCACAGGATGACCACCACGCTCACTCACACCATTCACCACTTCATCATTGGCCAATACCGTACCCAATGCTTCGCACCAATTCACTTCACCCTCACCACAATACGCCAAACGATATTCCATCAGAATAGCCTGCTTGGTGGTTTCATCAAAACCAGCCCATTCATCAGCATTGAATGATGCAGTATGAAAACTGCTGTCGGGCATTGGATGTGCTGCATTGCCTGCTATTTCAAAAGCAGCAATCAACTCACTGATGGGTTGTGCTTTTTGCAGGGTTCTGTTGTAAAAACTATTGAAGAGTTGCAGAAAAATCCATTGCGTCCATTTATAATAATTTGGCTCGCACGTACGCACTTCTCTATCCCAATCGTAACAAAAACCAATATTGTCTAACTGCTTGCGAAAATTATCAATGTTCTGTTTGGTAGAGACTGCAGGATGCACGCCATGCTCAATTGCATACTGCTCTGCAGGCAAACCAAATGCATCATAGCCCATCGGGTGCAATACATTAAAACCCTTCAATCTTTTAAATCGACTATAAATATCACTAGCGATATACCCCAAAGGATGGCCTACATGCAAACCCGCACCACTTGGGTAAGGAAACATATCCAACACATAACACTTCGGTTTATCGCTGATATTCGATACACGATACGCATGGTTCTCCTGCCAATGCTTTTGCCATTTTTTTTCAATACTTCTGAACTGATATTCCATGTTCTCCAATCTTTTTTGGTTACCGGCCATTGTATAAAGCCCGGCACCGGTTGTGTCACTCACTGCAGCGCCTGTACAAGGCCCTGCAATGATTAATTTTTTCTACTGGCTGATGCCCTTTCAAGACTAACAAATCTTTAACCCGATAAATTATCCGGCTGCTATACTTTCAGGGCAGGTTTCGTCGTTAGAGTGGTTGCAAATGTACAGATTCAGGGCCTGAAAACCCTACATTTGCGGCCTTCAAGAACTGCAAAAAAGGATCCAATGGCAACAGTAGGAAAAGCATCCCTGAAACGTGGCAAACCCAATTATATCTACAGCATTGTAGGCGTGGCACTCGTGTTGCTGATTATGGGTATTATGGGATGGTTCTTCCTGAATATCCGTCAGGTGGGTAATGCATTCAAAGAAGACATCCGCATCAGTGCCTATCTGCGTACGATGAATAAGGATACCATCGGTCAAATTCAGCAATTCATTGCCACCCAGCCTTATGCCAAGAATGTGCAGTATATCGATAAGGAAACAGCCAAAGCCATCTGGAACAAGGAAAACAGCGAAGACTGGGCCAAGATCCTGAGCGTAAACCCACTGCCCGAGAGCATTGATTTCTATGCCAAGGCTGATTATGTAAATCCTGACAGCCTGAACAAGATATCCAGCACCATCATGGGTGCATATGGTAATCAGATTACCGATGTACAATACCCCAAAATGCTGGTGAGCAGCCTGAATGAAAGAGCATCCAAAATTGGCTTGATCTTCCTGGTTGTGGCCATTATCCTTTGTTTACTGGTTATCGTGAGCATCGATAATACCATTCGCTTGGCTATGTATAGCAACCGCTTCCTCATCAAAACAATGCAGATGGTGGGTGCTACACGATGGTTTATTGCCAAACCCATGGACTTAAAAGCCGTAATCAACGGCCTAGTGAGTGCGTTAATTGCTATTGCACTCTTGTTTACCATGATTCAATGGGCAGAAAGCCAGTTTCCGCAGCTCAAAGCCATCCGCGATACCTCACTTACCATCAGTCTCTTTGGCGGGTTAATCCTGGTAGGTGTGGGCATTTCTCTCTTCAGTACCCACCGCAGTGTGCTCAAGTACCTGAAGATGAAGCTGGACGACCTATATTAATCAGGACCCATTCTGGCCAAACCAATTAACAAAAGGAATTCGCTGAATCCCCTATATTGCAGGCGCTAAAAAGCAGATTATGAGCGAAAACAAGCAGACCCTGTTTGGAAAACAAAACTATACCTGGATGCTGATTGGTGCAGCCATTATTGCACTCGGTATGTTCCTGATGGCAGGTGGCAAAAGTGCTGATCCTAAAGTGTTTGATTACAAAGAAGTGTATAGCACTACTCGTGTAACCATTGCACCTATTTTGATTGTGTTGGGACTACTGGTGGAGATTTATGCCATCTTCAAGAAACCCAATGCAGCCTGATAAGATTAACTAAATGATAGCGGTGCTTGTTCACCGCTTTTTTATTGAAGCAAGTAACCATGACCATCACCGAAGCCATTATCATCGCCATTGTAGAAGGCATTACTGAGTTTCTGCCTATCTCTTCTACCGGCCACATGATCATTGCAGAAAGTCTGCTCAAAGTACCCAAGGACGATTTCACCAAACTCTTTACAGTAGCCATTCAATTGGGTGCTATTCTTTCGGTCTTAGTACTGTATTGGAAAAGATTCTTCCCACTCAATAGATGGAATTTCTATCTCAAACTGCTCATCGCAGTAATACCCGCACTGGCATTGGGCGCCTTGTTCTCTGATAAAATTGATGCATTGCTGGAAAGCCCGCTCACCGTTGCCATTACCATGCTGGCCGGTGGTTTTGTATTGCTATTTATCGATCAACTCTTTAAAACGCATACCATTCAAGAAGAGCAAGAAATCAGCTTCACGCGTGCATTCCTGATTGGTTGCTGGCAATGTGTGGCCATGATTCCCGGTGTTAGCAGAAGTGCTGCCAGCATCATTGGAGGTATGCAGCAAAAACTTACCAGAAATTTGGCTGCAGAGTTTTCTTTTTTCTTGGCCATCCCCACCATGGCAGCGGCTACCGGTTATAAACTGCTAAAGGCATTCAAAGAAACACCTGAAGTAATGCAGAACAGCGATAATATCACCGCTTTGGTGGTAGGCAATATTGTTGCATTTATTGTTGCTATGCTGGCCATCAAATTCTTCATCGGTTATTTACAAAAACACGGATTCCGTTTGTTTGGCTGGTACCGCATCATTATGGGTATCATTTTGCTGATTTTGATTCAGTTCGGCATACTGGCATAATGGGCAAATTGCCTATCTTACCACTACCGAAACCAAGCTTATGCAAACTGCCCCTAAGAAAGTCTTGCGCGGCTGGGCCATGTACGATTGGGCCAACAGCGTGTACAACCTGGTCATCACCACTACTTTTTTTCCAGTTTATTATGCTGGCGTAACCAAAGCTGCATATGGAGAAGACAGTGTACCATTTATCGGACGCATCTTCAAAAACTCTGCACTCTATAATTACACAGTAGCCGTAGCTTATTTGCTTATTGCTATCCTGCTCCCCATCTTATCTTCTATTGCCGATAGTAGAGGTAATAAGAAAAGATTCATGCAGTTCTTCTGCTACTTGGGCGGCCTAGGCTGCAGCGGTTTGTTCTTCTTTAAAGGCGAACAACCCAATATGTGGATTGGCTTGGGTTGCTTTATGCTGGCAGCCATTGGTTATATCGGCAGTCTGGTTTTTTACAATTCTTACTTGCCTGAAATTGCCGCACCTCAAGACCGCGACCGCATCAGTGCGCGTGGTTATGCTATGGGCTATATCGGTAGTGTGATTATGCAAATGGTGGGCTTTGCACTAGTGGTCTATTTCTCTGGTAAGGGCGATAATACCAGCGGACCGCTCTACACATTTTTATTGGTGGGCTTATGGTGGATTGGTTTTGCACAAATCACCTTCAGAAGATTGCCTCCATCACAACCAAGCGTAAGAGTACAGCACAATATTTTCACGGATGGTTTTAAAGAACTGAACAAGGTTTGGAATCAGCTCAAACATATGCCGGTGATGCGTAGCTATCTGGGTAGTTTCTTTTTCTATAGCATGGGCGTACAAACAGTGATGCTGGCTGCCACTATTTTTGGCGATCGTGTATTGGGCCTGCCTGCTGACAAACTGATTATTACTGTTGTACTGATTCAGCTAGTAGCCATTGCCGGTGCCTTCCTGATGTCTAAACTCTCTGAGAAAATGGGCAATATACAAGTACTGCTCGGTGTGGTTGTTTTCTGGATTCTGGTCTGCATCAGCGCATGGTATGTAGCCGGGGTAAAAGAAAGTGGTGCCAATGTAGAATACCATTTTTACGGACTAGCCTGCGCAGTAGGTTTGGTGATGGGTGGTATTCAATCGCTCAGCAGAAGTACTTACAGTAAGCTGATGCCAGAAACAAAGGACACTGCTTCCTTCTTTAGCTTTTATGATGTAACAGAAAAGATAGCCATCGTGATTGGCATGTTCACTTTTGCTTACATAGATGAGATACTGGATATGAAGCATTCTATCTTATCATTAATCGTTTTCTTTGCACTCGGCTTTGCTGGTCTGCTCGTAACACTTAACAGACAGCAAAAAGCCCGAACTGCTTAAACTGCTTGTCATGCAACTCTACTCAATTGATACCGGCTTTTTTAAACTGGATGGTGGTGCGATGTTTGGTGTGGTACCCAAAACCATGTGGAACAAATTGGTACCATCAGACGAAAATAATCTTTGCACCTGGGCCATGCGTTGCCTATTGGTGCAAGATGGCAACAGACTGATATTAATTGATAACGGTATCGGCGATAAGCAAGACGCCAAATTCTTTGGCCATTACCATTTGCATGGCGATGCAACTTTAGCAACTTCGCTAGCCAAACATGGCTTTCATAAAGATGATATTACTGATGTGTGGTTAACACATTTGCATTTCGATCATTGCGGTGGTAGCATCCAACGCGAGGGCGATAAACTGGTACCTGCATTCAAGAATGCCCGCTACTGGAGTAATGAGCGACACTGGCATTGGGCAACAAAACCCAACGACCGAGAGAAAGCATCCTTCTTAAAAGAAAATATTCTGCCCATTCAGGAAAGCGGACAATTACAATTCATTCCTGTGGAAGATGGCACACATGCACAGGCGTCTGGCATTACGCCCAACCTGAAAGTGCGCTTCATGCATGGCCACACAGATGCGATGATGTTACCACAAATGGATTACAAAGGCAGAACCATTGTGTATATGGCAGACTTATTGCCTTCTGTTGCACACTTGCCTATACCCTATGTAATGGCCTATGATACCAGACCATTGCAAACGATGGTAGAGAAAAAAGCTTTCTTACAAGAAGCTGCTGAAAAAGACCTCGTCTTCTTCTTTGAACATGATGCTGTGAATGAATGCTGCAGTCTGCAGTTAACAGAGAAAGGAGTAAGACAGAAAGAATGTTTCCCGTTGAGTGCTTTGTAATCAGCGCTTGCTGATCAATGCAGTCATTGGGTAACGCAGTCCTTTGTAGCCCATCATATCTACTTTCACACTGCCTACTACAATTGGGCTTTCAATACGAATGGGTATTTTATTGGCATCATCTGTAACCCATACGGTCATCTTTTCGCCGCCTTCAAAAATGGTTCCTTTGATCAACAGGGGTTTGAATTTGATGGCATTGAATCTGCCGTATTTGGTTTTGATAACTTCTCTGCCCTCGTATTTAATGTAGAGATTATGCACTTCATTATCCAAGACCATTGTAAATGGAATTTTATCTCCTGGCTTGGTTTTAGAGAAGTCGATATTTCTGGCGTAATAGATAGAACTCAATACATCCTGCGTACAATCAGGTATTTTCAACGTACTCTTTGGTGTGGTTGCTGTATTGTTCTGCTGGTTAAAATTGATTGTCTCGACAATTTTGTATCCACCCTCATCTACGTTACGATAAAACTTATAGGGCTGAAGACTACCTGTGTCTATATAGCTTTCATAACGATCGCGCACTTTAAAAATCCAGTCGTAGTTGGGATTAGATGAACCCAATCCAACTACATGGTAAGCCGGCTTATTATTGAAACTGGTTTGTTCAACTGTAAAGCTTGCAGAACCAGCGTTAACAAATAATCCGATCACAGAATAATAGACAGTGTAACTGATATTCTCACCATCCTGAAAAGCTCTGTTTTTGATCAAACATTGCTCAGTACCGGCGGGATAGGTCCAGGCAGTAGCAAGTATGATTAGTACTACAAGAAATTTCTTCACATCAAACCTTTTTAAATAATCGAATGCCCAGTATAAAGATACTACCTGCCAGCGCAGGAATTACCAGATTAATTAACCAGATACCTGCAGCTGTTGCAATTATCCCTACCTGATTTACACTTAAGAGCCCAATTAACTGCAAACTAACCTTACCACGTAAGCCCAGTTCAGCCAAAGCAATCGTTGGTACGATTGCCAATACCAAAAACATAACCCCAATCACCGCAGCCCCATCCAACATACGCACATCTACTTCAAACACATGCAGCATGATTAAGTATTGAACGATAAAGACCATGTAACGGCTAAGCGAGATGCTTAAAATTCTTGTTAATTCCTTCCAGTGCAGGTCTTCCAGCTTATCTATGAAAAAACTGTACTTCGCCACCAATGGAATTTTCTCTACAAGTTTGGTAATCAGGGAAAGCTTGTAATACAATATGAGACAAACCATTACACCTGTACTCAATGCATACATGAGTCCATCCAACCAGAACACACTCAAACCCTGCAAATGGTGCGTATCATCCAAAATTGATACACGTAAGTACACCAAAGACAATAGACCCATCAACATGGTAACAATGAGCTGACTAAAACTACCTGCCACAGATAAAGCAATCGATCTTAAACGATTACCTTCCTGCAGATAGACCATGCGGCCCAAATACTCACCAACTCGATTTACCGTGTTTAAAGCAAATGACTGACCAGTGAAAATCGCGCGATACGCGCGCCAGAAACTAATTGACTCAATACCCTGCATCAGTAATTGCCATTTTCTGGCTTCCAAACCCCAATTCACGAACATGAGGGCGAAAACCAGCAAAAGCCATTTCCATTGCCCTTGCACCACCGTATCTACAATATGCTGCCAGGAGGTTTGTAAATCCTGTTGCTCGCTAACCTGCTTATAGATAGAGAAAGCCAGCCAAACAAATAAAACCGGCCCAATAAACCAGTTCAAAAATATTTTCAGTTGTTTGTTCAGGTACTTGTGATTTGGCTACAAAGAACGGTCATCAAGTGCATTTAGAAAAGTGAGGCTTGAAAAACCTAATTTCACGGCATTGAAACAGGCAGATATCATACTCGGTATTGACCCCGGAACACAGCTAATGGGTTATGCCCTGCTCAAACGTCAGGGTAACGATTGTACTGTCTTATTAATGGATACACTCAAACTCACCAGCGAGAAAGATATCTATCAGCGACTAGAGAAAATCCATACCAAGG is drawn from Chitinophagales bacterium and contains these coding sequences:
- a CDS encoding flippase-like domain-containing protein, with amino-acid sequence MNWFIGPVLFVWLAFSIYKQVSEQQDLQTSWQHIVDTVVQGQWKWLLLVFALMFVNWGLEARKWQLLMQGIESISFWRAYRAIFTGQSFALNTVNRVGEYLGRMVYLQEGNRLRSIALSVAGSFSQLIVTMLMGLLSLVYLRVSILDDTHHLQGLSVFWLDGLMYALSTGVMVCLILYYKLSLITKLVEKIPLVAKYSFFIDKLEDLHWKELTRILSISLSRYMVFIVQYLIMLHVFEVDVRMLDGAAVIGVMFLVLAIVPTIALAELGLRGKVSLQLIGLLSVNQVGIIATAAGIWLINLVIPALAGSIFILGIRLFKKV
- a CDS encoding MFS transporter, with the protein product MQTAPKKVLRGWAMYDWANSVYNLVITTTFFPVYYAGVTKAAYGEDSVPFIGRIFKNSALYNYTVAVAYLLIAILLPILSSIADSRGNKKRFMQFFCYLGGLGCSGLFFFKGEQPNMWIGLGCFMLAAIGYIGSLVFYNSYLPEIAAPQDRDRISARGYAMGYIGSVIMQMVGFALVVYFSGKGDNTSGPLYTFLLVGLWWIGFAQITFRRLPPSQPSVRVQHNIFTDGFKELNKVWNQLKHMPVMRSYLGSFFFYSMGVQTVMLAATIFGDRVLGLPADKLIITVVLIQLVAIAGAFLMSKLSEKMGNIQVLLGVVVFWILVCISAWYVAGVKESGANVEYHFYGLACAVGLVMGGIQSLSRSTYSKLMPETKDTASFFSFYDVTEKIAIVIGMFTFAYIDEILDMKHSILSLIVFFALGFAGLLVTLNRQQKARTA
- a CDS encoding DUF3108 domain-containing protein; the encoded protein is MKKFLVVLIILATAWTYPAGTEQCLIKNRAFQDGENISYTVYYSVIGLFVNAGSASFTVEQTSFNNKPAYHVVGLGSSNPNYDWIFKVRDRYESYIDTGSLQPYKFYRNVDEGGYKIVETINFNQQNNTATTPKSTLKIPDCTQDVLSSIYYARNIDFSKTKPGDKIPFTMVLDNEVHNLYIKYEGREVIKTKYGRFNAIKFKPLLIKGTIFEGGEKMTVWVTDDANKIPIRIESPIVVGSVKVDMMGYKGLRYPMTALISKR
- a CDS encoding MBL fold metallo-hydrolase; this translates as MQLYSIDTGFFKLDGGAMFGVVPKTMWNKLVPSDENNLCTWAMRCLLVQDGNRLILIDNGIGDKQDAKFFGHYHLHGDATLATSLAKHGFHKDDITDVWLTHLHFDHCGGSIQREGDKLVPAFKNARYWSNERHWHWATKPNDREKASFLKENILPIQESGQLQFIPVEDGTHAQASGITPNLKVRFMHGHTDAMMLPQMDYKGRTIVYMADLLPSVAHLPIPYVMAYDTRPLQTMVEKKAFLQEAAEKDLVFFFEHDAVNECCSLQLTEKGVRQKECFPLSAL